CGGGTCCCCACGCGACCCATTGGTGCGGGCGAAGGTGGCCTCTTCTCGGCGCCCGTGCCTTCGGCCGCGTGGGCAGTCTTGCGCGTCGGAATGACATTAGGCGACCTGGGAAACCTTCAGCCCTACATGGATTTCAATACGTTCGCGAGAGATGTACGCGCGATGGAGGCGTGTCCCAAGGACACTCCGGTGCGGGACCTTCCGGCGGATTGCCTCGAGGGAGCGGAAACACCGAAGGAACTCTTCAGCAAACTCGAAGACTGGGGTTTCCGCAGCCTGGTGATCCCCCACGGTACGAGCTGGGGAATCCACGCACCGGTGGATTCAGATCTCGCCAACCAGCTACGACCAGGCGAGAACGACTCAACCCGGCAACGTCTCTTCGAGGTCTACTCGGGGCATGGTGCATCCGAGCGCGTCGTGCCCATGGTCGATGCCGTCGTCGACGAGGCGGGGCAAAAGAGCTGTGCCGCGCCGACCGACGACTACCTCCCCTGTTGCTGGCAGGCAGGCGAGATCATCCGCGGGCGATGCGAGGAGCCGGATTCCGAACGCTGCCAAGAGCGAATCGCGAAGGCCCGTGAGAGCGCACTCGACCATTCCCCGTTTTCCGTCGTCGAGGGGACGCGCCCCAACGACTGGCTCGACTGCGGCCAGCCTCGCACGTTTCTTGCGGCCTACGAGTATCGACCCAACATGAGTGCCCAGTACGGGTTGGCCTCGCGCCGTCCTGAGCAGGGCAGCGAAGAGGGCGCCTTCCGCTTTGGTTTGATTGGGTCGAGCGACAACCACAAAGCGAGACCCGGGCCCGGCTACAAAGAAGTAGGACGCAAAGCCTTCGGTGATGCCTACGGGTTTCGAGACGACTGGACGGATCTTCTCACTCCGGAGCAGACGGCCTCGCCAGAGCCGGCAGAGGAGCCCTCGGCCATGGCTGGGCTGGCGACCACCTTCGAGCGGGGTGCATCCTTCTACTACACCTCGGGTTTGGTGGCGGTGCATGCCGCAAGTCGAGGTCGAGGCGAGATCTTCGATGCCCTCGAGCGCCGCCAGGCCTATGGGACCAGCGGGCCTCGGATTCTCCTGTGGTTCGATCTGGAGAATGGCCCGAACGGCTCCGCGCCCATGGGCAGCGAAGTCTTCACGGCCGAGGCGCCGAGCTTCACGGTGCGGGCGGCAGGCTCGTTCGAGCAGAAGCCCGGCTGTCCGGAAACCACCACCCAAGGCTTGTCTGCCGAACGACTCCAACGCCTGTGCCGCGGCGAGTGCTACCACCCGAGCGACCGGCGCGTACCGATCGAGCGCATCGAAGTGGTTCGGGTCCGGCCGCAGATCCAGGGTGATGAATCGATTCCGGAGCGGATCGACGACCCGTGGCGCACCTTCGAATGCACGGCTGGAGAGGCGGGCTGCCAGTTCGAGTTCAGCGATCCGGAATACGACGGTTCCCAGGAGTTCCTGTACTACGTCCGTGCTCTACAGGCCCCGACACCCGCGATCAACGGCGACCCGGTTCGTTGCGACAGGGACGCGCGAGGACGCTGCTTGAAGGCTCGTGCCTGCCCGGCTTCAGGCCCGGATTTCGATCCTGCCGACGAATGTCTTGCGGATGTCCGCGAGCGGGCGTGGTCCTCGCCAATCTGGCTTCGGCCGCCCAAGGAGGCCGCTGGCAGAGGCTAGTTGGCCGGCGAGTGAATGAAGGTCGATCCGCTCCAACGCCTCGGCTTCCGTATGCTCCTCCTCGTCGCCCCCAGAAGCCACGATCCAGACGGCGACATTCGCCAGGCGCGCTGTCCCCCTGTGAACCGTCAACCCGTGCCGGTGACGGCGCGTGAATGCGCGGACGCGATTCTGCCCGGAATCGCCGCGTCGCATGTGCTCGATGCAGCGCGCGCCCGGTACGCACCTGGAAATTGTCTGGCAACATGGCCGCACTTCCACCCGTTGCCTCTTATTCTCTCCACGGAAACGGCCTCCGCCGGAGCAAGCCCTACGGCCGGCGACGACCGGAGGAGGGCGTCCTCCATGGCACCGTTCAAACGGAACTGGAGACCTTCCTCGCTGCTCGCAGGCCCGCGAACGTCCTGTGCAGCGGTTCGTCGAGCGGGAGCTCCGGGGCTTCCTGCGCTTCGGGATCCTCGCTCACGGCTTTGTGCGTGTGCACCGCGACGTCTGCGTCGAGATCGGCCTGGTTCTGGGGGACGGGCATAC
This sequence is a window from bacterium. Protein-coding genes within it:
- a CDS encoding DUF3604 domain-containing protein, which produces MIRWLLRWILLPLALLLLLIFGAITLLSEGVTGERHPRGEVSSTPRPAAHVASRDQERRATAESLRADPSAQILFGDLHVHTTYSGDAFIFSLPLMQGEGVHPPADACDFARFCSELDFWSINDHAEYITPWQWSETKESIRECNAVAGDPENPDMVSFLGWEWTQSANSPESSGGRRHYGHKNVILLETEDERVPTRPIGAGEGGLFSAPVPSAAWAVLRVGMTLGDLGNLQPYMDFNTFARDVRAMEACPKDTPVRDLPADCLEGAETPKELFSKLEDWGFRSLVIPHGTSWGIHAPVDSDLANQLRPGENDSTRQRLFEVYSGHGASERVVPMVDAVVDEAGQKSCAAPTDDYLPCCWQAGEIIRGRCEEPDSERCQERIAKARESALDHSPFSVVEGTRPNDWLDCGQPRTFLAAYEYRPNMSAQYGLASRRPEQGSEEGAFRFGLIGSSDNHKARPGPGYKEVGRKAFGDAYGFRDDWTDLLTPEQTASPEPAEEPSAMAGLATTFERGASFYYTSGLVAVHAASRGRGEIFDALERRQAYGTSGPRILLWFDLENGPNGSAPMGSEVFTAEAPSFTVRAAGSFEQKPGCPETTTQGLSAERLQRLCRGECYHPSDRRVPIERIEVVRVRPQIQGDESIPERIDDPWRTFECTAGEAGCQFEFSDPEYDGSQEFLYYVRALQAPTPAINGDPVRCDRDARGRCLKARACPASGPDFDPADECLADVRERAWSSPIWLRPPKEAAGRG